A single region of the Gossypium arboreum isolate Shixiya-1 chromosome 12, ASM2569848v2, whole genome shotgun sequence genome encodes:
- the LOC108457620 gene encoding uncharacterized protein LOC108457620, which yields MEGAQMEDFRIEECENDNNTHEDSQMEESEQNNKHMEVAPAVISVHPTRNSVAVAVGSDLRVFNLLEDCAVILVDEAGGASHNDSIRGIKYGANGKLFVSAGDDKLVKVWSTESWRCIATVCSEKRVSAVAISNDGLHVCFADKFGVVWVVDLPGVDETQAPLNKKAVPLLAHYCSIITSLEFSPDGHFIVSADRDFKIRVTVFPKKPLDGAHEVQSFCLGHTEFVSCLAFICTPDSPQGSLVSGGGDSTVRMWDIISGSLLDTCAVGAKAQFESDTTEGNCSTVTDICTIPGCTLIAVAIQSLRGIMLLNCDLSSRTLSVMRVVSIIGENFVPTSLGSSISGGLLWMVTGASKLRGSDVSSLSRVKVISGFEKSSPDASEQEPAVLVDSEIPGGAKLLEKLQGSISVDEKVFLAAADAVKTAMCNLLIKKQYSDEKREFRKRTRNDRKSKQ from the exons ATGGAAGGAGCACAAATGGAGGATTTTCGGATCGAAGAGTGTGAAAATGACAACAATACACACGAAGATTCTCAAATGGAAGAATCTGAGCAAAACAATAAACACATGGAGGTCGCACCCGCCGTTATTTCCGTCCACCCGACCCGGAACTCAGTTGCAGTCGCTGTCGGGTCGGACCTTCGTGTCTTCAATCTCCT AGAAGATTGTGCTGTGATTTTGGTGGATGAGGCAGGCGGGGCTTCACATAATGATTCAATTAGAGGTATTAAATATGGAGCAAATGGGAAACTCTTTGTATCTGCTGGAGATGACAAGCTTGTCAAGGTTTGGTCTACCGAGTCTTGGCGCTGTATTGCTACTGT GTGTTCTGAGAAGAGAGTGAGTGCAGTTGCTATAAGCAATGATGGTCTTCATGTTTGTTTTGCTGACAAATTTGGAGTGGTTTGGGTAGTGGATCTTCCAGGGGTTGATGAAACTCAAGCTCCTCTTAACAAGAAGGCAGTGCCATTGCTTGCTCATTATTGTAGTATCATTACTAGCCTG GAGTTTTCACCTGATGGACATTTTATTGTCAGTGCTGACAGAGATTTTAAAATTCGT GTTACAGTGTTTCCCAAGAAGCCATTAGATGGAGCTCATGAGGTTCAAAGCTTTTGTCTTGGTCATACGGA ATTTGTTTCCTGCCTTGCCTTCATTTGCACTCCAGATTCTCCGCAGGGTAGTCTTGTGTCTGGTGGCGGTGATTCCACT GTTCGCATGTGGGATATTATATCTGGATCCCTCCTTGATACTTGTGCAGTTGGTGCAAAG GCTCAGTTTGAGTCTGATACTACAGAAGGAAACTGTTCAACTGTTACTGACATATGCACAATTCCCGGTTGTACCCTTATTGCAGTAGCCATTCAAAG TCTGCGAGGAATAATGTTGTTGAACTGCGACCTTTCATCTCGGACTCTTTCTGTTATGAGG GTGGTCTCGATCATTGGGGAGAATTTCGTTCCTACAAGCCTTGGTAGTAGTATATCTGGAGGATTATTATGGATGGTAACAGGTGCCTCCAAGTTGCGAGGTTCTGACGTTTCATCTTTGTCTCGAGTGAAAGTCATCTCTGGTTTTGAGAAAAGCAGTCCCGACGCTTCAGAGCAGGAACCAGCTGTGTTGGTGGATAGTGAAATACCCGGTGGAGCTAAACTGCTAGAGAAGTTGCAGGGAAGCATTTCAGTTGATGAAAAGGTGTTCTTGGCAGCGGCGGATGCTGTAAAAACAGCAATGTGCAATTTGTTAATTAAGAAGCAATATTCTGATGAGAAACGAGAGTTCAGAAAGCGAACAAGAAATGATAGGAAAAGCAAGCAGTGA